In Micromonospora purpureochromogenes, a single window of DNA contains:
- the crcB gene encoding fluoride efflux transporter CrcB, whose amino-acid sequence MTVLLIALGAALGAPLRYLTDRAVQARHDSLLPWGTLTVNVVGSLLLGMLVAVPAGPAVTAALGTGFCGALTTWSTFGYETLRLTRDGNRLAALANVLLSVVAGLAAASLGYALARAATG is encoded by the coding sequence GTGACCGTGCTGCTGATCGCGTTGGGGGCGGCGCTGGGCGCCCCGCTGCGCTACCTGACCGACCGGGCCGTGCAGGCCCGGCACGACTCACTCCTGCCCTGGGGCACGCTCACCGTCAACGTCGTCGGCTCGCTGCTGCTCGGGATGCTCGTCGCGGTGCCGGCCGGACCGGCCGTCACCGCCGCGCTGGGCACCGGCTTCTGCGGCGCGCTGACCACCTGGTCCACCTTCGGGTACGAGACGCTGCGGCTGACCCGCGACGGCAACCGGCTGGCCGCGCTGGCCAACGTGCTGCTCAGCGTGGTCGCCGGGCTGGCCGCGGCGAGCCTCGGCTACGCGCTGGCCCGGGCGGCGACCGGCTGA